A stretch of the Lactuca sativa cultivar Salinas chromosome 9, Lsat_Salinas_v11, whole genome shotgun sequence genome encodes the following:
- the LOC111882679 gene encoding uncharacterized protein LOC111882679 yields MGKQTRSKRSETAIGKGKITPIQVAFIVDRYLSDNNLVRTRSTFRSEAPHLLAKSPVNDAPKSLMSLGDMLEEYISLKEEKVILSHEKSRFEQEKFRVQTLLRGMQDVMNVYNGGGASASAAPPLPPPAVMPTLPAGTSMASPAANFPVYNTPVMMSTSRLPNSLSEPTNFSTPSTSQPSLKRRTNSRDVCGAPAASKRKRGQLNSSGTTKSILQPIASPNNQEQSLQITPVPSISHVSPPIRHSPAQGSSVAKCLFNPTSHSPGPQTPSPSPIDKSISPPNNQTPLSSTKKTLTPQKFTSSNRTVITSETIQVSPSKQVSYYSIERNHCISSPMKPSSKRFGTRDHVKGRLDFDGSEISEMNSGMLTSDENTGSPSEDDAFDFDLPNLDCLGVDFNLTELLGDFDYLCQPDNGSGSSPESLSGSPETMVDGMTGDHELVSGMSSTLTQIMSEQDMNLPGANSVTSVKSIKQCIKVFSPVKSRKVQED; encoded by the exons atggggaagcaaacgAGATCCAAAAGGTCAGAGACTGCAATCGGCAAAGGAAAGATAACCCCAATTCAAGTTGCGTTCATCGTCGATAGATATCTCTCTGATAACAACCTCGTTCGAACTCGATCCACTTTTCGATCTGAGGCTCCACATCTTCTCGCGAAATCACCAGTTAACGAT GCGCCGAAGAGTTTGATGAGTTTAGGGGATATGTTGGAGgagtatataagtttaaaagaagaGAAGGTGATTTTAAGTCATGAAAAGAGTCGATTTGAACAGGAGAAGTTCCGGGTGCAAACGTTGTTGCGAGGAATGCAGGATGTTATGAATGTTTATAATGGCGGTGGAGCTTCTGCTTCTGCAGCACCTCCTCTGCCGCCTCCGGCAGTTATGCCCACTTTGCCGGCGGGGACTTCTATGGCCTCTCCTGCAG cAAATTTTCCGGTCTACAATACTCCAGTCATGATGTCAACATCCCGACTTCCAAACTCCTTATCTGAACCCACAAATTTCTCAACACCATCAACAAGCCAACCAAGTTTAAAGAGAAGAACGAATTCGAGAGACGTATGTGGTGCTCCGGCAGCTTCAAAGCGAAAACGCGGTCAGCTCAATTCATCAG GTACTACTAAATCAATTTTGCAACCGATCGCATCACCTAATAATCAAGAACAATCGTTACAAATTACTCCGGTTCCATCGATTTCTCATGTTTCCCCACCGATTAGACATTCACCTGCTCAAGGTTCTAGCGTTGCCAAATGTCTATTCAACCCAACGAGTCATTCTCCTGGTCCTCAAACACCCTCCCCATCACCAATCGACAAATCCATTTCTCCACCCAATAATCAGACTCCACTCTCAAGCACCAAAAAAACCCTAACACCCCAAAAATTCACATCCAGCAATCGAACCGTTATCACTTCCGAGACAATCCAAGTAAGCCCTTCAAAGCAAGTTTCTTACTATTCAATCGAGAGGAATCATTGCATTTCATCACCAATGAAACCAAGTTCAAAAAGATTCGGCACACGCGATCATGTTAAAGGAAGGTTGGATTTTGATGGATCAGAGATATCCGAAATGAACTCCGGGATGTTAACCTCCGATGAAAACACAGGATCGCCTTCGGAAGACGACGCTTTTGATTTTGATTTGCCGAATTTAGATTGTTTAGGAGTTGACTTTAATTTGACCGAATTGTTGGGTGATTTCGATTACTTATGTCAACCGGATAACGGGTCTGGATCCTCACCGGAGTCTCTTTCAGG ATCACCGGAAACAATGGTTGATGGCATGACAGGTGACCATGAACTTGTGTCAGGAATGTCTTCTACATTGACCCAAATCATGTCCGAGCAAGACATGAATTTGCCAG GGGCTAATTCAGTGACATCAGTGAAATccataaaacaatgtatcaaaGTATTTAGTCCTG TGAAAAGTCGTAAAGTACAAGAGGATTAG